A window of Metabacillus sp. B2-18 contains these coding sequences:
- the folD gene encoding bifunctional methylenetetrahydrofolate dehydrogenase/methenyltetrahydrofolate cyclohydrolase FolD: MAATIIDGKELSKTKRSELAVEVEQIKAKGLLPKLVVILVGDNPASLSYIRGKQKAAEEIGVGFKLEHFPESLSENELLDVIESYNNNDEYHGILVQLPLPVHINETAVVEKISPQKDVDGFHPINIGRMMTGQETFLPCTPAGIVEMIKSVGVEMAGKNVVVVGRSNIVGKPVGQLLLNEHATVTYCHSKTKDLTSYTKEADILVAAVGRANFIKGDQIKPGAVVIDVGVNRLETGKLVGDVVFDEAKEVASYLTPVPGGVGPMTITMLAHNTVQSAKQFLETK; the protein is encoded by the coding sequence ATGGCTGCAACGATAATTGATGGTAAAGAGTTATCTAAAACAAAAAGAAGTGAGTTGGCTGTTGAGGTAGAACAAATTAAAGCAAAAGGCTTGCTACCGAAACTTGTTGTTATTTTAGTAGGGGACAATCCAGCATCACTCTCTTATATTAGAGGAAAGCAAAAAGCTGCTGAGGAAATCGGTGTAGGGTTTAAATTAGAACATTTCCCTGAAAGTCTTTCGGAAAATGAGCTGCTTGATGTGATCGAAAGCTATAATAATAATGATGAATATCATGGTATTTTAGTTCAGCTTCCGCTTCCGGTACATATTAATGAAACAGCTGTTGTAGAGAAAATTTCACCTCAAAAAGATGTTGATGGCTTCCACCCAATTAATATCGGTCGCATGATGACAGGGCAAGAAACATTTTTACCATGTACACCTGCTGGTATTGTAGAAATGATAAAATCGGTCGGCGTAGAAATGGCTGGCAAAAACGTGGTTGTTGTTGGAAGAAGCAATATTGTTGGAAAACCTGTTGGACAACTATTATTAAATGAACATGCAACAGTAACTTATTGTCATTCAAAAACAAAAGATTTAACTTCCTATACAAAGGAAGCAGATATTTTGGTGGCTGCTGTTGGACGAGCTAATTTTATTAAAGGCGATCAAATTAAACCAGGTGCGGTTGTCATTGATGTTGGTGTTAATCGTCTTGAAACCGGAAAATTAGTAGGGGACGTTGTTTTTGACGAAGCTAAAGAAGTTGCAAGTTATTTAACTCCTGTTCCAGGTGGAGTAGGTCCAATGACAATTACTATGCTTGCGCATAACACTGTTCAATCTGCCAAGCAATTTCTAGAAACGAAATAA
- the nusB gene encoding transcription antitermination factor NusB has translation MKRRTAREKALQALFQVNVSNTDPNEAIEHALDEERSNEFMNQLVFGTIEHEKELDELISPHLVNWTIDRLANIDKTILRMAAYELKYEQDVPANVTIDEAVELAKAFGDDHSSKFVNGVLSKIKQNLEI, from the coding sequence TTTCAAGTGAATGTAAGTAATACAGATCCCAATGAAGCAATTGAACATGCTTTAGATGAAGAACGTTCTAATGAATTTATGAATCAACTTGTTTTCGGAACAATTGAGCATGAAAAAGAGCTTGATGAGCTAATAAGTCCTCATCTTGTAAATTGGACAATTGATCGCTTGGCAAACATTGATAAAACCATTCTTCGTATGGCTGCCTATGAGCTAAAATATGAACAAGATGTACCTGCTAATGTGACAATTGATGAAGCAGTGGAACTTGCAAAAGCATTTGGGGATGATCATTCTAGCAAGTTTGTTAATGGTGTTCTTTCTAAAATTAAACAAAATTTAGAGATTTAA